Genomic segment of Caproiciproducens sp. NJN-50:
ATTGCAGTAGGTCATGCTGTCTTCAAACCAGTGCCAGTCGTTATTGTTATGAAGATCATACTGTTTGGCGAGGGAAACTGCCAAATTAGAAACAGAATCATCGTAGCCTTCTCCGCCGCCAAGACATCCCAGCCCGATGACCGCGTAGGCCTTTGCTCTGGGGGAAATGAGTTTCAGGCAATTGGGCAGGGCCTGCTCAATTACTTTCTCAAGGGTGCTTTTCACGTTTTGCGGAGTGGCGGAATTGTCAAATGCGTAGCACAAAGCCCACAGGCAGCGCCCAAAACAGTCCTCGGAACCTTCTTCTTCCAGAAATTCACGGTTGTAACCCATGAAATTCCGGAAGGTTCCGCCCGCGTTCTGAGCATGGCACAGGAAAGCAGCATACCTGTAGATTAATTTTTCAAATTTTTTTCCGCCGTATCGATCATACAGGCCCACGGCCATGATCAGCGCTCTGGCATTGTCGTCGGACGTATATCCCTCTGAGAGATTGGGAACGCCGTAGGTGGAGTGCTGCAGCATCCCGGTGTCGTCGGTCATATGGAAAATATGATCTGTCTTGATTGCAGTCAAAC
This window contains:
- a CDS encoding glycosyltransferase; amino-acid sequence: MNRSDRLTAIKTDHIFHMTDDTGMLQHSTYGVPNLSEGYTSDDNARALIMAVGLYDRYGGKKFEKLIYRYAAFLCHAQNAGGTFRNFMGYNREFLEEEGSEDCFGRCLWALCYAFDNSATPQNVKSTLEKVIEQALPNCLKLISPRAKAYAVIGLGCLGGGEGYDDSVSNLAVSLAKQYDLHNNNDWHWFEDSMTYCNATLPWAMFVAYRITKEKRFREIGFQSLDFLQSVTFTKDYFKPIGCNGWLQKGEEPAGFDEQPVEACEMTLAFLEAYAVSRDKKFLGRAETCFSWYRGNNSEKLCLLDRETGGCYDGVEPDGLNLNQGAESVVSFWIAYLAMKTHSK